Proteins encoded within one genomic window of Sphingosinicella ginsenosidimutans:
- the murG gene encoding undecaprenyldiphospho-muramoylpentapeptide beta-N-acetylglucosaminyltransferase, giving the protein MNGFSRHYVLAAGGTGGHMVPAHALAEELLARGHRVALITDDRGARIPGLFDKVQVHVLPAGRLAGGPLGWLRAARSIMTGRAMALRLYETFRPAAVIGFGGYPALPALLAARKDKVPTLVHEQNAVLGRVNRLVASRVDAIATSYPEVQRLPAKARHKTDFVGNPVRDEVAAIREQPFPALDGDGVFRLLVTGGSQGATILGSVVPEGLALLPEHFRRRLQVTQQCRAEDIERVRERYAALGIPAELATYMEDLPARLAWAHLVIARAGASTIAELTAAGRPAILIPLPSATDDHQTANAREMAKAGGARMIAQSKFTPIELAKQMQKLALDPEALANAAARARALGKPDAARALADLVERVGSDGGVEYQPVREAVLQPIPNGALA; this is encoded by the coding sequence GTGAACGGATTTTCGCGGCACTACGTGCTGGCCGCCGGCGGGACCGGCGGGCACATGGTGCCGGCGCATGCGCTGGCCGAAGAGCTGTTGGCGCGCGGCCACCGGGTCGCGCTGATCACCGACGATCGCGGCGCGCGAATCCCGGGCCTGTTCGACAAGGTCCAGGTCCACGTCCTGCCCGCCGGGCGGCTCGCCGGCGGGCCGCTTGGCTGGCTTCGCGCCGCGCGGTCGATCATGACCGGCCGGGCGATGGCGCTCCGGCTCTATGAGACGTTCCGGCCGGCGGCGGTGATCGGCTTCGGCGGCTATCCGGCGCTCCCGGCGCTGCTTGCCGCGCGCAAGGACAAGGTGCCGACGCTCGTCCATGAGCAGAATGCGGTGCTCGGCCGGGTCAACCGCCTCGTCGCCTCGCGCGTCGACGCGATCGCGACCTCCTATCCGGAGGTCCAGCGGCTTCCCGCCAAGGCGCGGCACAAGACCGATTTCGTCGGCAATCCGGTGCGCGACGAGGTGGCGGCGATCCGCGAGCAACCCTTCCCGGCGCTCGACGGCGACGGCGTGTTCCGCCTGCTCGTCACCGGCGGCAGCCAGGGCGCGACGATCCTCGGCAGCGTCGTGCCCGAGGGCCTGGCGCTGCTCCCGGAGCATTTCCGCCGCCGGCTCCAGGTGACGCAGCAATGCCGCGCCGAGGATATCGAGCGGGTGCGCGAACGCTATGCCGCGCTGGGCATCCCCGCCGAGCTTGCGACCTATATGGAGGATCTGCCGGCGAGGCTCGCCTGGGCGCATCTCGTGATCGCGCGCGCCGGCGCATCGACCATCGCCGAGCTGACCGCCGCGGGCCGGCCGGCGATCCTGATCCCGCTCCCGAGCGCGACCGACGATCACCAGACCGCCAATGCCCGCGAGATGGCGAAGGCGGGCGGCGCGCGGATGATCGCGCAGTCGAAGTTCACGCCGATCGAGCTCGCCAAGCAGATGCAGAAGCTTGCGCTCGATCCCGAGGCGCTCGCCAATGCGGCGGCGCGGGCACGCGCGCTCGGCAAGCCCGACGCTGCCCGCGCGCTCGCCGATCTCGTCGAGCGGGTCGGCAGCGACGGCGGCGTCGAATATCAGCCGGTTCGCGAGGCCGTGCTCCAGCCGATTCCGAACGGGGCGCTGGCATGA
- a CDS encoding FtsW/RodA/SpoVE family cell cycle protein — protein MSGAMAQANGKAARLGRSDRSAIGRWFWEIDKVLLLLVAVLISIGLIAVAAASPAAGVRYSGAGVSFPPLYYFYRQLVWILVSLPVLIGVSMLPKPTARRLSLIGALIFTFCLFLVPILGHEVNGARRWIWLGFTQFQPSEFLKPLFIVSIAWLLSLKEKDQSLPIVPLTAACTGIVAVLLMMQPNFGETIIFVSAWVLLLLLSGAPMRFLLILGATGLVAVVAAYFLYPVATQRIDGFLFSEGDNYQVVSALRTLTAGGLFGVGPGAGTRKFSLPEPHTDYIFSVIGEEFGIIACLAIAILYMTIVARVLIRLLNEEDKFIVLATAGLVCQFGMQALINMAVNVHIAPSKGMTLPFISYGGSSMIALAIGFGLLLAFSRRNPYLDRSPYVVKWSGLK, from the coding sequence ATGAGTGGAGCGATGGCGCAGGCGAACGGCAAGGCGGCGCGGCTCGGGCGATCGGACAGGAGCGCGATCGGGCGCTGGTTCTGGGAAATCGACAAGGTGCTGCTGCTGCTCGTCGCGGTCCTGATCTCGATCGGGCTGATCGCGGTCGCCGCCGCCTCGCCGGCCGCGGGCGTGCGCTATTCGGGCGCGGGCGTCAGCTTCCCGCCGCTTTATTATTTCTACCGCCAGCTGGTGTGGATCCTGGTCTCGCTTCCCGTCCTCATCGGCGTTTCGATGCTGCCCAAGCCGACGGCGCGGCGGTTGTCGCTGATCGGCGCCCTGATCTTCACCTTCTGCCTCTTCCTCGTGCCGATCCTCGGCCATGAGGTGAACGGCGCGCGCCGGTGGATCTGGCTCGGCTTCACCCAGTTCCAGCCCTCGGAATTCCTGAAGCCGTTGTTCATCGTCTCGATCGCCTGGCTGCTGTCGCTCAAGGAGAAGGATCAGTCGCTGCCGATCGTGCCGCTGACCGCCGCCTGCACCGGCATCGTCGCGGTGCTTTTGATGATGCAGCCCAATTTCGGCGAGACGATCATCTTCGTCTCCGCCTGGGTGCTGCTGCTCCTCCTTTCGGGCGCGCCGATGCGGTTCCTGCTGATTCTCGGCGCGACGGGGCTGGTCGCGGTCGTCGCCGCCTATTTCCTCTATCCGGTCGCGACCCAGCGGATCGACGGCTTCCTCTTTTCGGAAGGCGACAATTACCAGGTCGTCTCGGCGCTCCGCACGCTGACCGCCGGCGGGCTGTTCGGCGTCGGGCCGGGGGCGGGGACGCGCAAATTCTCGCTGCCCGAGCCGCACACCGACTACATCTTCTCGGTGATCGGCGAGGAATTCGGGATCATCGCCTGCCTCGCCATCGCGATCCTCTACATGACGATCGTCGCCAGGGTGCTGATCCGCCTGCTCAACGAGGAGGACAAGTTCATCGTGCTGGCGACCGCCGGCCTCGTCTGCCAGTTCGGGATGCAGGCGCTGATCAACATGGCGGTCAACGTCCATATCGCCCCGTCCAAGGGAATGACGCTGCCCTTCATCTCCTATGGCGGATCGTCGATGATCGCGCTCGCGATCGGCTTCGGACTATTGCTCGCGTTCAGCCGGCGAAACCCCTATCTCGATCGCTCGCCCTATGTCGTGAAATGGAGCGGGCTCAAGTGA
- the murD gene encoding UDP-N-acetylmuramoyl-L-alanine--D-glutamate ligase produces the protein MITSPAFAGKKYAVLGLARSGLATVRALLASGAKVVAWDERETALENLRSSRAKSRGAGTESEVRPSTSLGTNEVVIADPLEIDLSGYAGVVVSPGVPLNRHPIAGHAAKFGVPLIGDIELFAQARASLPPHKVVGITGTNGKSTTTALVHHILKAAGVPTEMGGNIGLPILGQDPLPEGGVYVLELSSYQIDLTYSLDCDVAVLLNVTPDHLDRYEGFGDYAAAKAWLFTMQSKGSVAIVAIDDEVSAGVAHALRCPGEAFEAFPAGRDWDSIELEETLFISAVDKIVEVSGRDIADQSRWPTLQGPHNAQNVAAAVTVARSLCIAETTIELALQTYPGLPHRMERVREKDGVLFVNDSKATNPDSTAPALAAFPHVHWIVGGLAKTESLGPCEAQLGHVRAAYTIGEAGPMFARLLEGRVPVRKCEVLERAVREAAGAAVAGEVVLLSPASASFDQFTDYEARGQAFRAAVEAL, from the coding sequence ATGATCACCAGCCCCGCCTTTGCCGGAAAGAAATATGCCGTGCTCGGGCTGGCCCGCTCCGGGCTGGCGACGGTGCGGGCGCTGCTCGCGAGCGGGGCGAAGGTGGTGGCGTGGGATGAGCGCGAAACCGCACTTGAAAACCTCCGTTCGTCCCGAGCGAAGTCGAGGGGCGCTGGCACAGAGTCCGAGGTGCGCCCCTCGACTTCGCTCGGGACGAACGAGGTTGTTATTGCCGACCCCTTGGAGATCGACCTCAGCGGCTATGCGGGCGTGGTGGTCTCCCCCGGCGTGCCATTGAACAGGCACCCGATCGCGGGCCATGCCGCGAAGTTCGGCGTGCCGCTGATCGGCGACATCGAATTGTTCGCGCAGGCGCGGGCGAGCCTGCCGCCGCACAAGGTGGTCGGGATCACCGGGACCAACGGCAAGTCGACGACCACGGCCCTGGTCCACCACATCCTGAAGGCCGCTGGGGTGCCGACCGAGATGGGCGGCAATATCGGCCTCCCCATCCTGGGGCAGGACCCGCTGCCGGAAGGCGGGGTCTATGTGCTGGAGCTGTCGAGCTACCAGATCGACCTCACCTACAGCCTCGACTGCGACGTCGCGGTGCTGCTCAACGTGACGCCGGACCATCTGGATCGCTACGAGGGCTTTGGTGACTATGCTGCTGCAAAGGCGTGGCTCTTCACCATGCAGTCAAAAGGGTCGGTGGCCATCGTAGCGATCGATGATGAGGTCTCGGCGGGCGTGGCCCATGCGCTTAGATGCCCGGGCGAAGCCTTCGAAGCCTTTCCTGCCGGACGCGACTGGGACTCGATCGAACTCGAAGAAACGCTCTTTATAAGCGCTGTCGACAAGATCGTTGAAGTGTCCGGACGGGATATTGCCGATCAATCGCGCTGGCCTACGCTCCAAGGTCCGCACAACGCGCAAAATGTGGCCGCAGCCGTCACGGTCGCACGATCGCTTTGCATCGCAGAAACGACAATCGAACTTGCTCTGCAAACCTACCCCGGCCTCCCGCACCGCATGGAGCGCGTCCGCGAGAAGGACGGGGTGCTCTTCGTCAACGACAGCAAGGCGACCAACCCGGACTCGACCGCGCCGGCGCTCGCCGCTTTCCCGCATGTCCACTGGATCGTCGGCGGGCTGGCGAAGACGGAGAGCCTGGGGCCGTGCGAGGCGCAGCTCGGCCATGTCCGCGCCGCCTATACGATCGGCGAGGCGGGGCCGATGTTCGCGCGGCTGCTGGAAGGCAGGGTGCCGGTTCGGAAGTGCGAGGTGCTGGAGCGGGCGGTGCGCGAGGCCGCCGGTGCGGCGGTGGCGGGGGAGGTGGTTTTGCTCTCCCCGGCCTCAGCCTCGTTCGACCAGTTCACGGACTATGAGGCGCGCGGCCAAGCCTTCCGCGCGGCTGTGGAGGCGTTATGA
- the mraY gene encoding phospho-N-acetylmuramoyl-pentapeptide-transferase, with protein sequence MFLWIAEQLGFPGIFNLFRYSTVRAGAAVATALFLGLLIGPKFIGWLRVRQGKGQPIREDGPQSHLAKRGTPTMGGLMILTSVSVSMLLWMDLFNKYVWACLFITVGFGLIGFLDDYDKVKKRSTKGVSGKVRLLFEFIIAGAGCAVITWGAGTHLYIPFYNGPLGDLGVFYVAFAAFVVVAFGNAVNLTDGLDGLATMPVIIASLAFLVIAYLVGNAKFAAYLGIPHVPGAGELAVLCSAMIGAGLAFLWFNAPPAAVFMGDTGSLALGGALGAIAVSTRHEIVLGIIGGLFVVEAMSVIIQVLVYKRTGKRVFRMAPIHHHFEQLGWSEPTVVIRFWIVAFVLALAGLATLKLR encoded by the coding sequence ATGTTCCTTTGGATTGCCGAGCAGCTTGGGTTCCCGGGCATCTTCAACCTTTTCCGCTATTCGACGGTGCGCGCCGGCGCGGCGGTGGCGACCGCGCTCTTCCTCGGCCTCCTGATCGGGCCGAAGTTCATCGGCTGGCTGCGCGTCCGGCAGGGCAAGGGCCAGCCGATCCGCGAGGATGGCCCGCAAAGCCACCTCGCCAAGCGCGGCACGCCGACGATGGGCGGGCTGATGATCCTGACCTCGGTCTCGGTCTCGATGCTTTTGTGGATGGACCTGTTCAACAAATATGTCTGGGCGTGCCTGTTCATCACGGTCGGCTTCGGCCTGATCGGCTTCCTCGACGATTACGACAAGGTGAAGAAGCGCAGCACCAAGGGCGTGTCGGGCAAGGTCAGGCTGCTGTTCGAATTCATCATCGCGGGCGCCGGCTGCGCGGTGATCACCTGGGGGGCGGGGACGCATCTCTACATCCCCTTCTACAACGGGCCATTGGGCGATCTCGGCGTCTTCTACGTCGCCTTCGCCGCCTTCGTCGTGGTGGCGTTCGGCAATGCGGTGAACCTGACGGACGGGCTCGACGGGCTCGCGACCATGCCGGTGATCATCGCCAGCCTCGCCTTCCTCGTCATCGCCTATCTGGTCGGCAATGCGAAGTTCGCCGCCTATCTCGGCATCCCGCACGTGCCCGGGGCGGGCGAGCTCGCCGTGCTCTGCTCGGCGATGATCGGGGCGGGGCTCGCCTTCCTGTGGTTCAACGCGCCGCCGGCGGCGGTCTTCATGGGCGACACCGGCAGCCTCGCGCTCGGCGGCGCGCTTGGCGCGATCGCCGTCTCGACCCGGCACGAAATCGTTCTCGGCATCATCGGCGGTCTGTTCGTGGTCGAGGCGATGAGCGTCATCATCCAGGTCCTGGTCTACAAGCGCACCGGCAAGCGCGTCTTCCGAATGGCGCCGATCCACCACCATTTCGAGCAGCTCGGCTGGAGCGAGCCGACGGTCGTGATCCGATTCTGGATCGTGGCGTTCGTGCTCGCGCTGGCCGGGCTGGCGACGCTGAAATTGAGATGA